A genomic region of Christiangramia sp. OXR-203 contains the following coding sequences:
- a CDS encoding efflux RND transporter permease subunit has product MLNKSIKFLIENKLVAVLLLALFVGWGVVNAPFNWETGILPTDPVAVDAIPDIGENQQIVFTKWQGRSPQDIEDQITYPLTTSLLGIPGVKTIRSSSMFGFSSIYIIFEEDVEFYWSRSRILEKLNSLPSNLLPDGVNPALGPDATGLGQIFWYTLEGRDKDGNVTGGWDLQELRSIQDYYVKYGLSSASGVSEVASIGGYVQEYQVDVDPEKMRQYNIGLSAIVKAVKQSNQDIGAQTLEINQAEYLVRGLGYVKSVADIENAVVTSENFTSIRIKDIATVHLGPQTRRGILDKEGAEVVGGVVVARYGANPMEVINNVKEQIAELSSGLPTKVLADGRTSQVTIVPFYDRTQLIQETLHTLNEALTLEILITILVIIVMVFNLRASILISGLLPVAVLMVFIAMKLFDVDANIVALSGIAIAIGTMVDVGVILAENMIRHLEDEKLRFRESGIEYTTNEIIYNATAEVSGAILTAVLTTIISFIPVFTMIGAEGKLFRPLAFTKTMALTASLVIALFLIPPFAAFLFKKSTIREHAKYIINAVLIVLGITAIFYGYWLGIILIAYGIVAILSVRDIITAKRANLIHIVISCIAIVFLLAEYWRPLGFDRGIIMNLIFVAIICFGLLGAFSIFQKYYDTILRWALQNRLLFLIIPTTVLILGAIIMRNTGKEFMPSLNEGSFLLMPTSLPHAGVEENKRVLQQLDMAVASIPEIETVVGKSGRTESALDPAPLSMYENVIQYKSEYMRNKNGERQRYRVNDDGLFVLKNDKFIINPNNEIDDDANYEASQLKTNATHNDLIEDGSGEYYRNWRPEIDSPDDIWNEIVKVTKFPGVTSAPKLQPIETRLVMLQTGMRAPMGIKVKGPDLKTIEAFGLQLEDILKQAEGVKEQAVFADRIVGKPYLLIDIKRDQLARYGISIMDVQEVLQVAVGGMPLTQTVEGRERYGVRVRYPRELRANSEDLKDIYVPVEKGSPVPLSELATIRYEQGPQVIKSEDTFLIGYVLFDKLDGFAEVDVVENAQALIQQKIDNGDLIVPKGINYRFTGTYENQLRAEKTLSVVVPLALAIIFLILYFQFRSVSTSLMVFTGIAVAFAGGFIMIWLYGQDWFFNFSFFGENMRDLFNMKTINLSVAVWVGFIALFGIATDDGVVMATYLTQTFDRENPNDKKGIRLATLEAAGKRIRPCLMTTVTTVLALLPVLTSTGKGSDIMIPMAIPIFGGMIIDITSYFLVPVLYSWKKEYQLKRANK; this is encoded by the coding sequence ATGCTGAATAAAAGCATCAAATTTCTAATAGAAAATAAATTAGTAGCTGTTTTACTATTAGCTTTGTTCGTCGGTTGGGGCGTTGTAAACGCACCTTTTAATTGGGAGACCGGTATTTTGCCTACTGACCCTGTAGCTGTGGATGCCATTCCCGATATTGGTGAAAACCAACAAATTGTTTTTACCAAATGGCAAGGGCGCTCGCCACAGGATATTGAAGACCAAATTACGTATCCACTTACAACTTCGCTTCTAGGTATTCCAGGCGTGAAAACTATTCGTAGTTCCTCTATGTTTGGGTTTTCCAGTATCTATATCATTTTTGAAGAAGATGTGGAGTTTTACTGGTCACGTAGTCGCATTCTCGAAAAACTCAATTCGCTTCCTTCCAACTTGCTGCCAGATGGCGTTAACCCAGCTTTGGGCCCTGATGCCACAGGTTTAGGACAAATATTCTGGTACACCCTAGAAGGTCGTGACAAGGATGGTAATGTAACCGGTGGTTGGGATTTACAGGAACTGCGTAGTATACAGGATTATTATGTGAAATACGGATTGTCATCAGCAAGTGGTGTTTCCGAAGTAGCGTCTATCGGCGGTTATGTTCAGGAATATCAAGTAGATGTGGACCCGGAGAAAATGCGCCAATACAATATTGGATTAAGTGCCATTGTCAAAGCCGTTAAGCAGAGCAACCAAGATATTGGTGCACAAACATTGGAAATCAATCAGGCCGAATATCTGGTTCGTGGTTTGGGCTATGTAAAATCCGTTGCAGATATTGAAAATGCCGTGGTCACTTCAGAGAATTTTACGTCTATCCGAATAAAAGACATCGCAACTGTTCATTTGGGACCGCAAACTCGTCGTGGTATTTTAGATAAAGAAGGTGCCGAAGTTGTTGGTGGTGTTGTGGTAGCGCGATATGGCGCCAACCCTATGGAAGTTATCAATAATGTAAAAGAGCAAATCGCTGAACTGTCATCTGGGCTTCCAACAAAAGTTCTGGCAGATGGCCGCACCTCACAAGTGACCATTGTCCCCTTTTACGACCGTACCCAGCTTATTCAAGAGACCCTACACACGCTTAATGAAGCACTCACGCTTGAAATCTTAATAACCATTCTGGTCATTATCGTAATGGTGTTCAACCTACGCGCATCCATCTTAATTTCAGGTTTGTTACCCGTTGCAGTATTAATGGTTTTCATTGCAATGAAACTTTTTGATGTAGATGCAAATATTGTAGCATTGTCAGGGATTGCCATTGCTATAGGTACAATGGTGGATGTGGGCGTTATACTGGCCGAAAATATGATTCGGCATTTGGAAGATGAAAAATTACGCTTTCGCGAAAGCGGAATCGAGTACACCACAAATGAAATCATCTACAATGCAACTGCTGAAGTTTCTGGTGCAATTTTAACGGCAGTATTAACAACCATTATCAGTTTTATTCCTGTATTCACTATGATAGGTGCTGAAGGAAAGTTGTTTCGTCCACTCGCATTTACAAAGACAATGGCGCTCACGGCGTCTTTGGTTATCGCCCTTTTCTTGATACCACCATTTGCCGCATTCCTTTTCAAAAAGAGTACTATTAGGGAGCACGCTAAATATATTATTAATGCTGTTCTCATCGTCCTTGGTATCACAGCCATCTTCTATGGTTATTGGTTGGGTATTATATTAATTGCCTATGGAATCGTTGCAATTTTGAGTGTACGCGATATTATCACGGCAAAAAGAGCCAATCTAATACATATCGTTATTTCTTGTATTGCTATTGTTTTCCTTCTAGCCGAATACTGGCGACCACTAGGTTTTGACCGCGGTATTATAATGAACTTGATTTTTGTTGCGATTATCTGTTTCGGATTACTGGGGGCGTTTTCAATTTTCCAAAAATATTACGACACTATATTACGTTGGGCACTTCAAAACCGATTACTGTTTTTAATAATTCCGACCACAGTGTTGATTTTAGGGGCCATAATAATGCGCAACACGGGTAAAGAATTTATGCCATCGCTCAACGAAGGCTCATTCCTGTTAATGCCAACATCCTTGCCACACGCAGGTGTTGAAGAAAACAAGCGTGTGTTACAGCAGCTTGATATGGCCGTAGCCAGTATTCCTGAAATCGAAACGGTAGTAGGTAAATCGGGTAGAACAGAATCTGCTCTTGACCCTGCGCCGCTCTCGATGTATGAAAATGTGATTCAGTATAAGTCTGAATATATGCGAAACAAGAATGGCGAGAGACAACGCTACCGCGTAAACGATGATGGTTTATTTGTTCTGAAAAATGATAAATTCATTATTAATCCAAATAATGAAATCGATGATGACGCTAATTATGAGGCCTCGCAACTAAAAACAAATGCAACCCATAACGATTTAATTGAAGACGGCAGCGGTGAATATTACCGAAACTGGCGGCCAGAAATCGACAGCCCAGACGATATCTGGAATGAGATTGTGAAAGTGACAAAATTTCCAGGGGTGACTTCTGCACCAAAACTACAACCTATCGAGACAAGGCTCGTAATGCTTCAAACAGGTATGCGTGCGCCTATGGGTATAAAAGTTAAAGGGCCAGACTTGAAAACAATAGAAGCTTTTGGTCTACAGCTCGAAGACATTTTAAAACAAGCTGAAGGTGTAAAAGAACAAGCTGTCTTTGCAGACCGTATTGTGGGCAAGCCCTATTTACTAATTGATATAAAACGAGACCAATTGGCACGCTATGGAATTTCCATAATGGATGTTCAGGAAGTACTTCAGGTAGCTGTGGGCGGTATGCCGCTTACTCAAACGGTGGAAGGTCGTGAGCGGTATGGAGTAAGAGTGCGCTATCCGCGTGAGTTGCGTGCAAACTCAGAAGATTTAAAAGATATTTATGTTCCGGTTGAGAAAGGAAGTCCGGTTCCCTTAAGCGAGTTGGCCACCATAAGATACGAACAAGGGCCGCAGGTCATTAAAAGTGAGGACACCTTTTTAATTGGCTATGTTCTTTTCGATAAGTTGGACGGTTTCGCCGAAGTGGATGTAGTGGAAAATGCCCAAGCGCTCATTCAACAAAAGATTGATAACGGTGATCTAATTGTACCAAAAGGAATTAACTATCGCTTTACAGGTACCTACGAAAACCAACTGAGAGCCGAAAAAACTTTAAGCGTGGTTGTGCCATTAGCATTAGCTATCATATTTCTAATTCTGTATTTCCAGTTCCGTTCTGTTTCCACCTCGTTGATGGTATTTACAGGAATCGCAGTTGCCTTTGCAGGTGGCTTTATAATGATTTGGCTTTACGGTCAGGATTGGTTCTTCAATTTCAGCTTTTTTGGTGAGAATATGCGGGATTTGTTCAATATGAAAACCATCAATCTAAGTGTTGCTGTCTGGGTTGGCTTTATTGCGCTTTTTGGTATCGCAACAGATGATGGTGTAGTTATGGCTACCTACCTCACACAAACTTTTGACAGAGAGAATCCCAATGATAAAAAAGGAATCCGACTTGCCACATTAGAAGCTGCTGGAAAGCGAATTCGTCCGTGTTTGATGACTACTGTTACCACCGTGCTTGCACTCTTACCTGTACTTACTTCTACGGGAAAAGGAAGCGATATTATGATACCTATGGCAATCCCCATTTTCGGTGGGATGATTATAGATATTACATCCTACTTTTTAGTACCAGTATTATATAGCTGGAAAAAAGAGTACCAACTTAAACGAGCAAACAAATGA
- a CDS encoding TolC family protein, with protein MKNIKIITCLLFVSAFAKAQQLQSYIEEAQSNNPEIQAFELRYNIAEEKVNEADWLPNTLVGAGYFVSEPETRTGAQRARFSVSQMLPWFGTVTARENYASSMADAQYVDIVIAKRRLALSISQSYYKLYSIKAKQLVLDENIQLLETYERLALTSVEVGKASAVDVLRLQIRQNELVQQIEVLEQDFLAEQTVFNNLLNRDETIVVDVPKEMTIPAEEPLVSNENLKLNPELLKYDKLYESVEQSELLNQKESSPNIGFGLDYVPVSERPDMNFSDNGKDIVMPMVSVSIPIFNNRYKSITKQNELRQLEITSQKEDRLNKLETLLAQAQYNRNSMKIKFNVQLKNLQQANDAEEILIKNYETGTIDFNDVLDVQELQLKFQINLIESIKGYYTEYAMVNYLSS; from the coding sequence ATGAAAAATATAAAAATTATTACCTGTCTTTTGTTTGTTTCCGCTTTCGCGAAAGCGCAACAACTACAATCATACATTGAAGAGGCACAATCTAACAACCCCGAGATTCAAGCCTTTGAACTGCGCTATAACATCGCCGAAGAAAAAGTGAACGAAGCCGATTGGTTGCCCAATACGCTTGTTGGAGCAGGTTATTTTGTGAGCGAACCCGAAACCCGGACGGGTGCACAACGTGCGCGCTTTTCGGTATCCCAAATGCTGCCTTGGTTTGGCACTGTTACCGCGAGGGAAAATTATGCGAGTTCAATGGCAGACGCACAATATGTGGATATTGTTATTGCGAAACGAAGGTTAGCACTATCGATATCACAATCCTATTACAAACTATATTCAATCAAGGCAAAACAACTTGTTTTGGATGAAAACATTCAATTATTGGAAACCTATGAGCGGTTGGCATTGACATCGGTAGAAGTTGGTAAGGCTTCAGCTGTGGATGTTCTTCGCCTTCAAATACGTCAGAATGAACTGGTTCAGCAAATAGAAGTGCTGGAACAAGATTTCTTAGCAGAACAAACGGTATTCAATAATCTATTGAATCGGGATGAAACAATTGTAGTCGATGTTCCTAAAGAAATGACTATTCCTGCTGAAGAACCATTGGTCTCTAATGAGAACCTTAAACTGAACCCAGAACTTTTAAAATATGATAAGCTGTACGAATCTGTTGAGCAGTCAGAATTATTAAACCAAAAAGAGAGTTCGCCCAATATAGGTTTTGGATTGGATTATGTTCCGGTATCAGAACGTCCTGATATGAATTTTTCCGATAACGGAAAGGACATCGTGATGCCAATGGTTTCAGTGTCAATCCCAATTTTCAACAATAGGTACAAGTCAATTACCAAGCAAAATGAACTGAGGCAGTTAGAGATTACATCGCAAAAAGAAGATAGGTTGAATAAACTTGAAACGCTTCTGGCGCAGGCCCAGTACAACCGAAACAGTATGAAAATTAAGTTCAATGTACAGCTAAAGAATTTGCAACAGGCTAATGATGCAGAAGAAATATTGATCAAGAACTATGAAACAGGCACGATAGATTTTAATGACGTATTGGATGTTCAGGAACTTCAGCTGAAGTTTCAGATAAACCTAATTGAATCCATAAAAGGCTATTATACAGAATATGCTATGGTAAATTACCTAAGCAGTTAA
- a CDS encoding multicopper oxidase domain-containing protein, whose translation MLRKMTMLLVLLISTKSIAQYVANKSEKNIDNWPERVYDLTIDYETVNFTGKDVKAMTINGGIPGPNLEFNEGEFAIINVTNKMDEETSVHWHGLILPNFYDGVPYLTTPPIKPGETQQYKFALKQSGTYWYHSHTGLQEQRGVYGSIQINPKETNIEYDKDLVLVLSDWMDENPKTQLRNLKRGNEWYLIKKNQVQSWDKVIAKGATGAKLKMMWQRMPDMAILDNYYDKFFINGGAEQNYPDLSPGEKVRVRFVNAAAASYFWLTFGGEDPMLVSADGLDVVPVEKNKTLIGVAETYDFIVTIPESGKLEILATSQDGSGQASAYLGNGKILNAPEVPNPDLIKQMQEMMAMDMKMGAPAAKFNPSKNDSIEKMKKYAMKMDGMQMDGMNMKDDNMQMDGMQKDKDSTKIKLDKMAHEGMKMESDKGQMDGGMKMGYIVPQDKVIGDNMKTGGNPEFNYNYLKAPGNTEFEDGKPVREMLFNLTGNMNRYVWSINGVPLSETDKIKIKQGEVVRITLNNMTMMHHPMHLHGHFFRVFNENGERSPLKHTVNVAPMQKVVIEFDAVEYGDWFFHCHVLYHINSGMARVFSYDTPRDERLKGYPLTNLTTEADHMWTWGEVTGASHMTELFYTATNIRNQFIVRGEYGWNENLEAEFTYERWLNGYFRVFGGVNVENEGEDSLDEISTTGVVGVRYLLPLLIDSDLRIDNKLRPTISFATATMIFRNVALYGEYEYQMDFGWVTDFEEGTDFKEETTWQVGLEFVLSRDFSLMGSYDNRFGAGGGLSLRF comes from the coding sequence ATGCTTAGAAAAATGACAATGTTACTTGTACTTCTCATTTCAACAAAGAGTATAGCACAATATGTAGCTAACAAGAGTGAAAAAAATATAGATAATTGGCCAGAACGAGTCTATGACCTTACCATTGACTACGAGACTGTAAATTTTACTGGCAAAGATGTCAAGGCTATGACCATAAATGGCGGTATTCCAGGACCTAACCTGGAGTTTAATGAAGGTGAATTTGCCATTATTAACGTAACCAATAAAATGGACGAGGAAACATCTGTACATTGGCACGGTTTAATTCTTCCAAACTTTTACGATGGGGTTCCTTATCTCACTACGCCACCCATTAAACCGGGTGAAACCCAACAATACAAATTTGCATTAAAACAATCCGGTACGTACTGGTATCATTCACATACAGGTCTACAAGAGCAAAGAGGTGTTTATGGCTCAATTCAAATCAATCCTAAAGAAACCAACATAGAATATGATAAGGATTTAGTGCTCGTCCTATCAGACTGGATGGATGAAAATCCCAAGACACAGCTTAGAAATTTAAAACGTGGCAACGAGTGGTATCTCATCAAGAAAAACCAAGTACAAAGTTGGGACAAAGTTATTGCCAAGGGAGCTACTGGCGCAAAGCTAAAAATGATGTGGCAACGTATGCCCGATATGGCAATTTTAGATAATTATTACGACAAGTTTTTTATTAATGGAGGGGCAGAACAGAATTATCCCGATTTAAGTCCTGGCGAAAAGGTTCGTGTACGTTTTGTAAATGCCGCAGCCGCCTCTTATTTCTGGCTCACATTTGGAGGTGAAGACCCAATGCTGGTTTCTGCGGATGGACTGGATGTTGTGCCTGTAGAGAAAAATAAAACCTTAATCGGTGTTGCGGAAACCTATGACTTTATAGTAACCATCCCGGAAAGCGGAAAATTAGAAATACTTGCTACCTCACAAGATGGTTCTGGTCAAGCATCAGCTTATTTAGGAAATGGTAAAATTTTGAATGCGCCTGAAGTTCCAAATCCTGACCTGATAAAGCAAATGCAAGAAATGATGGCCATGGATATGAAAATGGGCGCACCTGCAGCCAAGTTCAATCCTTCAAAGAACGATTCCATTGAAAAGATGAAAAAATACGCGATGAAAATGGATGGAATGCAAATGGACGGAATGAATATGAAAGACGATAATATGCAGATGGATGGGATGCAGAAAGACAAAGATTCCACGAAAATAAAGCTTGACAAAATGGCTCACGAAGGTATGAAAATGGAAAGTGACAAAGGGCAAATGGACGGCGGAATGAAAATGGGCTATATCGTGCCGCAAGACAAGGTTATTGGCGACAATATGAAAACGGGTGGAAATCCTGAGTTTAACTATAACTATTTAAAAGCACCGGGAAACACTGAATTTGAAGATGGAAAACCTGTGCGCGAAATGCTTTTCAACCTTACGGGAAATATGAATCGTTACGTATGGTCTATCAACGGTGTGCCGCTTTCGGAAACTGATAAAATTAAAATCAAGCAGGGCGAAGTGGTTCGCATTACCCTTAACAATATGACAATGATGCATCACCCTATGCACTTGCACGGTCACTTTTTTAGGGTGTTTAACGAAAATGGCGAGCGTAGTCCGTTAAAGCATACTGTAAACGTTGCACCTATGCAGAAAGTGGTTATCGAATTTGATGCCGTTGAGTATGGCGATTGGTTTTTCCATTGCCACGTACTTTACCATATAAATAGTGGGATGGCAAGGGTCTTCAGCTATGATACACCACGGGATGAAAGATTAAAAGGCTATCCACTTACTAATTTGACCACAGAAGCAGACCATATGTGGACTTGGGGAGAAGTTACTGGCGCAAGCCATATGACAGAATTGTTTTATACAGCAACCAATATACGTAACCAGTTCATAGTAAGAGGAGAATATGGTTGGAATGAAAATTTAGAAGCAGAGTTTACATACGAGCGTTGGCTCAATGGTTACTTCAGGGTGTTTGGTGGTGTAAATGTTGAAAATGAAGGCGAAGATAGTCTTGATGAGATTTCCACTACGGGTGTAGTTGGTGTGAGGTATCTACTTCCATTGCTTATAGATTCCGATTTGAGAATAGATAATAAACTAAGACCAACAATCTCTTTCGCCACAGCAACAATGATATTTAGAAATGTTGCACTGTACGGTGAGTACGAATACCAAATGGACTTTGGTTGGGTTACAGATTTTGAGGAAGGAACTGATTTTAAAGAAGAAACTACTTGGCAAGTAGGTTTAGAGTTCGTTTTGAGTCGTGATTTCTCGTTAATGGGGAGCTATGACAACCGATTTGGAGCAGGTGGAGGATTATCGCTAAGATTTTAA
- a CDS encoding APC family permease: MAQYKKNSLSLTGAVSLGTGVMIGAGIFALLGQVAELSGQWFPYAFLVGAIISGFSAYTYVKLSNAFPSAGGIATYLKKIYGKGAVTASGALLMALSMVINESLVARTFGSYTLQLFDINDNSVWVPILGVVLLIVAFLINISGNNIIGKSSFAMAILKIGGIAIFAIGGLWAAGFSFSEVVPSESLTEYPITNYLGALALSILAYKGFTTITNSGEEITNPNKNVGRAIIISLVICTVVYLLVAFAVSSNLTIEEIIKAKDYSLAEASRPAFGKYGLWFTVGIAIIATISGVVASIFAVSRMTTMLTQMNLIPHKHFGLPGKLQKHMLIYTVVLALTMTILFDLTRIASLGAIFYLIMDIGIHWGVLKNMRKEINARASILYTAILLDCIVLAAFLWIKASSDLLVVIVAAILMVLIFLGEKWFLKNKSEEKEK, encoded by the coding sequence ATGGCACAATACAAGAAAAATAGTTTGAGTTTAACCGGAGCGGTATCGCTTGGTACTGGTGTAATGATAGGTGCAGGAATATTTGCCTTATTAGGACAGGTAGCTGAGTTATCAGGGCAATGGTTTCCGTATGCATTTCTTGTAGGCGCTATCATTTCAGGATTTAGTGCATATACGTATGTGAAACTTTCCAATGCATTTCCATCTGCTGGCGGTATTGCTACCTATCTAAAAAAGATATATGGTAAGGGTGCGGTAACAGCTTCTGGAGCGTTACTAATGGCACTTTCAATGGTCATTAATGAAAGTTTGGTAGCACGTACTTTTGGTTCGTACACGCTTCAATTATTCGATATAAATGACAATAGTGTTTGGGTGCCTATCCTTGGGGTAGTGCTGTTAATCGTTGCGTTTTTAATCAATATTTCTGGAAACAATATCATTGGCAAATCTTCCTTTGCAATGGCTATTTTAAAAATTGGAGGTATTGCAATTTTTGCCATTGGTGGATTATGGGCGGCAGGATTTTCATTTTCTGAAGTTGTCCCTTCAGAAAGTTTGACAGAATACCCTATTACCAATTATTTAGGAGCCTTGGCCCTTTCAATCTTAGCTTATAAGGGCTTTACCACGATTACGAATAGTGGTGAGGAAATCACCAACCCCAATAAAAATGTAGGGCGTGCAATTATAATATCACTGGTTATCTGTACCGTGGTATATCTACTTGTTGCATTTGCTGTTTCTTCTAACCTTACTATTGAAGAAATAATCAAAGCTAAGGACTATTCATTGGCCGAGGCATCAAGGCCTGCTTTCGGAAAGTACGGATTGTGGTTCACGGTGGGTATCGCAATCATAGCTACTATCTCAGGTGTGGTAGCAAGCATTTTTGCAGTGTCAAGGATGACTACAATGTTAACTCAGATGAATCTAATTCCCCATAAACATTTTGGGTTACCTGGTAAGTTGCAAAAACATATGCTCATTTACACCGTGGTTTTGGCACTTACAATGACCATTCTTTTTGACCTTACAAGAATTGCCTCACTAGGTGCTATTTTCTATCTAATTATGGATATAGGAATTCATTGGGGCGTACTTAAAAATATGAGAAAAGAGATAAACGCCCGTGCCTCTATTCTATATACTGCTATATTATTGGATTGTATTGTTTTGGCCGCGTTCTTATGGATAAAGGCTTCTAGCGACCTACTGGTCGTAATTGTAGCTGCAATACTGATGGTATTGATTTTTTTAGGCGAAAAATGGTTTCTAAAAAATAAAAGTGAAGAAAAAGAAAAATAG
- a CDS encoding SHOCT domain-containing protein, whose translation MDILDNRLAKGEISKEDYEEQKRTINSKN comes from the coding sequence ATGGATATACTAGACAATCGTCTTGCAAAGGGCGAAATATCAAAAGAGGATTACGAAGAACAAAAACGAACAATTAACTCTAAAAACTAA
- a CDS encoding DUF302 domain-containing protein, protein MNYYFNKTLNEDFDKVIEKVTEELKKEGFGILTEINVNETLKKKLDVDFRRYQILGACNPQFAHKALEAEDKIGTMLPCNVIVQQKNETTVEVAAINPLASMQAVENKKLNDVANEITERLKKVISRLK, encoded by the coding sequence ATGAACTATTATTTCAATAAAACTCTGAACGAAGACTTTGACAAAGTAATCGAAAAGGTTACCGAGGAACTGAAAAAAGAAGGTTTCGGAATACTCACAGAAATCAATGTAAATGAAACGCTAAAGAAGAAACTTGATGTTGATTTTAGGAGATATCAAATATTAGGTGCTTGCAACCCACAATTTGCTCATAAGGCCCTGGAAGCAGAAGATAAAATAGGTACGATGCTGCCTTGCAATGTTATTGTTCAACAAAAAAATGAAACTACAGTAGAGGTAGCGGCAATTAATCCGCTAGCATCGATGCAAGCAGTTGAGAACAAAAAATTAAATGATGTTGCCAATGAAATTACAGAGAGGCTCAAAAAAGTAATTAGTCGATTAAAATAG
- a CDS encoding DUF302 domain-containing protein: MENSADKKQRLQSQNYTESRNTSYSIVRRYGSITFDEALTQLRDVLKDKGFDIIGEMDVKDYLKDYNIDMSHLIIMMVCHKETAANLLSNDIQMTSLVPCKISIKAIEDASLIEVSIEDVETTWGISDKSEIEEIAKSVGQDLKEILDHLGPKHFKL, from the coding sequence ATGGAAAATAGTGCGGACAAAAAACAACGATTACAAAGTCAAAATTATACAGAGAGCCGAAACACATCTTACAGTATTGTTAGACGCTACGGTTCCATAACTTTTGATGAGGCACTAACACAGTTAAGAGATGTTTTAAAGGACAAAGGATTTGACATCATCGGAGAAATGGATGTTAAGGACTACCTGAAGGACTATAACATCGATATGTCTCACCTAATAATTATGATGGTTTGTCATAAAGAAACGGCTGCCAACTTACTGTCCAACGATATCCAAATGACCTCACTCGTGCCTTGTAAAATTAGCATCAAAGCAATCGAAGATGCTTCTTTAATCGAGGTTTCCATCGAAGACGTTGAGACAACTTGGGGCATCTCTGACAAATCCGAAATAGAAGAAATAGCAAAAAGCGTAGGACAAGATTTAAAAGAAATCTTAGACCATTTAGGTCCAAAACATTTTAAACTATAG
- a CDS encoding DUF3347 domain-containing protein, with the protein MKTLLKTSILTLALIAIVSCKEKQTVEINTPEEVKAAKKKTADIADQGFIDGMTGKVWHNYLEIKMALVRGDAAKAKSISKDMAASFEEERMEMKNLAQEMADSDDIETLRKLFAKFTEKAGPMFEDALSEGTIYKKFCPMAFNNEGAYWYADVKEITNPYFGDKMLKCGSVKKTINK; encoded by the coding sequence ATGAAAACACTATTAAAAACTTCAATTCTAACCCTTGCACTCATTGCAATTGTAAGCTGCAAGGAAAAACAAACCGTAGAAATTAACACCCCAGAAGAGGTGAAGGCGGCCAAGAAAAAAACCGCAGATATCGCAGACCAAGGTTTTATTGACGGAATGACGGGAAAAGTATGGCACAATTACCTTGAAATTAAGATGGCGCTTGTGAGAGGTGATGCAGCAAAAGCAAAATCCATAAGTAAGGATATGGCCGCGTCTTTTGAAGAAGAAAGGATGGAGATGAAAAATCTCGCTCAAGAGATGGCAGATTCTGATGATATAGAAACGCTACGAAAACTGTTCGCCAAATTTACCGAAAAGGCCGGGCCGATGTTTGAAGACGCATTATCTGAAGGAACCATATACAAAAAATTCTGCCCAATGGCATTTAACAATGAGGGTGCCTATTGGTATGCCGATGTTAAAGAAATAACCAATCCCTATTTCGGAGATAAAATGTTGAAATGTGGGTCGGTAAAGAAAACTATTAATAAATAA
- a CDS encoding DUF3347 domain-containing protein encodes MKTIKQKLIIPIIAIALVSVTACKDGSKNEPAAPMSNEMHKENPNHDNSDGHHDGQNMEMAMNGDGNGQAVLNDYFNLKNALVGDDNGKAKELGATLATSLGDFDASQYTDTQQSELKDIVEDAVEHAEHISESDIAHQREHFKILSKDVTDMVAITGTENTLYQQFCPMYDGGSAWLSMSKDVKNPYYGSQMLNCGKVQKEIN; translated from the coding sequence ATGAAAACGATTAAACAAAAATTAATTATACCCATAATCGCTATAGCTTTAGTTAGTGTTACTGCTTGTAAAGACGGAAGTAAAAATGAACCGGCAGCACCAATGAGCAATGAAATGCATAAGGAAAATCCAAATCACGATAATAGTGATGGTCATCACGATGGTCAAAATATGGAGATGGCTATGAACGGAGATGGGAATGGGCAAGCAGTACTAAATGACTATTTCAATTTAAAGAATGCCTTGGTGGGAGATGATAATGGTAAAGCCAAAGAACTTGGGGCAACCCTCGCAACATCCTTAGGAGATTTTGACGCTTCACAATATACCGATACCCAGCAATCAGAATTAAAGGATATTGTTGAAGATGCAGTTGAACACGCAGAACACATTTCAGAAAGTGATATAGCACACCAGCGAGAGCACTTTAAAATATTGAGCAAAGATGTAACCGATATGGTTGCTATTACAGGAACAGAAAACACGCTTTACCAACAGTTTTGTCCAATGTACGATGGCGGTAGTGCTTGGTTAAGTATGAGCAAAGACGTTAAGAATCCTTATTACGGAAGTCAAATGTTGAATTGTGGTAAGGTGCAAAAAGAGATTAACTAA